The window GCCATCACCCAGGATGCGGACCCGGGTGCCGCCCTCGTTGGGCCCCTGAGTCGGGGAGAGGGAGGTCACGGAAGGCTGCAGGATGGAACCACCGAGGGCGTAGAGGAAGCCGCCGGTGATGGTCGCAGCGGTTTGCTCCGGAGTGCCCACACGATTGGTCACCCGCACGTCAGCGCTCACCGTGCTGCCGGTGGGTACCGAGACGCCGGAAGCCGGAGTGACGATGCGAATCGCTTCGGGACCGACGGAGAGCACGTCAGCGCTGGCGGTGAGGTTGCCGCCGGGGCCGGCGACGATGAACTCGACGCGCACCGGGGACTGGAAGCCCTGGCCGCGAATGGTCACCGTCTCTCCACCGGTGGGCGAGCCGGTGCTCGGCTCCAAGAAGCCGGCGCCAAAGTCGATGGTGCCGACGAACTGCACCTGCACCGAGCCCAGGCTGTCCTCGATACGCGCCTGAACCAACGCATTACCGGTCGTAGCCCCGGCGAAGAGGCGGACCACGGCGTTGCCGTTGAACAGCTGCAACACGGCACTCTGCTCGCCGCTGCCGATGCTGCCGAGATCACCGAGGTTGGTGGTCACCACCACCGTCGAGCCGTTGGGCGGCGGTGCTCCGGAATCTACCCGGCGAACCGCGACGGTGATGTCCACGCCCTGGTCCGATCCGACCTCTACCTGGTCGCGGGAAGCGGAAATGCTGACGCTGAACTCACCACTGCCACCACCGCCAGGAGGCGGTGCGGGGGTCTGGTCCGGTCGAGTCGGCGAGTCGCTGGAGCATGCGGCCAGGACTCCCATCAGGGAAGCCAGGACCACGGCCAGCAGGGCCGAAGGGCGATTGCGCTTGAAGAGTCTCATCGTGGGTCTCCCCCCTCAGGGCACGAACTCGACCGTGAAGCTCACCGGCGCGGTAGCAACGTTGTCACCGGCGATGGTTCGGCCGAAGAAAGTAAGGGTGAGGTTGAGGGTAATCACCTGCGCTCCGGTCTCCCGATCAAAGGCGCCGTTTTCGAAGAAAAGGTCGTCGAGAGGCGGGTTTTCGAACTGGTCGATGCCCATCAACGGCAGATTGGTGTAACTGACCGTACCGGAAACCGGTGCATTGCCGAGAATGTTGCGAACCAACGTGGGCGGCACCCGCGTGCCGGCGTCGGCACGCTCGTACCTCACCTCGTAGGTGTCCATCTCCACATTCTGCAGGTTGCTGGTCGGCGACCCGGGATTCTTGGGAGAGTTGGTGATGGTGAGGTTGCCCAGGACATAGCTGCTGCCACTGGAATTCACGCTCACCCGGGTCGCCAGTCCATCGAAGTCCGAGACCGAGAGGATCACCGAACCGTCGGTGTCCTCGACCCGGTCGCTGCTACAGGCGCTGATCACCAGCAGGCCGGCGATGGCAAGCATCAGGAAGGTGCTTCTAGCTCTCATCGTCATGATTCCCTACTCTAAAGTTGAATGACCCGGGGTGTGATGAAAATCAGCAGCTCTTCGTTGTCGATGTTGCGCCGCCGGTTCTTGAACAGGTGCCCCAGAATTGGCACGTTCGCCAAGCCCGGCACCCGGTCCTGGCCTCGGTTGTTCGAGACCTCGTAGATGCCGCCGATGACGGTGGTGCCACCGTCGCGGACGATCACCCGGGTGCGGGCCTGCTTGGTCGAGATCGGAGCATTGGCGGCACCGGCGATGGCGAAGGCCAGCTGCGGCTCGCGCTTGGCCAGGTTGATGTCCATCATCACGGTACCTTCCGCGGTGACCTGCGGTGTCACATCGAGTTGCAGGGTCGCGTTGACGAATTGCACCGACACGGTGTTGTTCGCCACCGTCTGAATCGGAATCTGCAGACCACTCTGAATCGTGGCCCGCTGATTGTTCAGGGTCGTGATCTTGGGCGCCGACAGGATGCTCACCAGACCTTCGTTCTCCGCCGCCTGCAGGCTCAGGTCGAGGGTGAAGGTGTCGAGCACGTTGCCCAGACTGATGTCCAGGAAGCCGTTGTTGCCGCCGGTGAGCAGCTGCACTCCACCACCGGCGGAAGCCCGGTGGGGAAAGTTGAGACCGGTGGTGTTGCCGAATTGATCGTCAGCCACCGCATCAAAGCCCCAGTTGATACCCAGGGAGCGGGAGAAGCTCTTGGTGGTCTCCACCACCCGGGCCTCGATGAGCACCTGCGGCTCCGCCGTATCGAGATTGTCGATGATGGCGAGCACGGTGCTCATATTCGACGGCAGCTCTTTGATGATCAGCTTGTTGGTCCGGCGATCGACGGTAATCGAGCCGCGGCTGCTCAAGATCGCGCGGCTGCCACCGGCGCGGCCACCGCCGCCACCGCTGGCCAGCAGGCTGGCGATCTGCGACGCGTCAGCGTAGCTGATGGCCCGGATCACTGTCTGCAGCGGAATCTCCGAGGCCCGGGCCGCAGCCAGGCGGCGGCGGGCGTCGGCCTCGTCCTGCAGCTTGGAGGTGCTGGCGATGCGCATGATGTTGCCTTCCAGCACGTAGTCCAGGCCGTTGATCTTGAGAATCAGATCCAGCGCCTGATCCCAGGGCACGTCCCGCAGCTCGACGGTCACCGAACCCCGAACCTCCGGGTGCACCACCACGTTGAGATCGGTGATGCCGGAGAAGGAGCGCAACACATCTTTGATGTCGGCGTCCTTCAAGCTCATGGTGATCGGCCGGCCGCTATAAACACGGCCGCCGCTGCCCACCACCTGGGGTGAGACGTCGGTGGTGGCGGGATCGATCTCCTGCACCGGCTGCTGGAAGTCCACTTCCGCCGCCTCGAACAGGCCGACGTCGCTGGTCACATCCTCCGGCTGAGCCTCGACACCCGCCACGCGCAGACCGGCGGCGTTCTCCGAGGGTACCTCCGGGAGCTCCGGCAGCGGCGGCGCCGGAGCTTCGGCAGTCACGGTATCGCTGGCGAAGGGCTCGTCGTCGAACTGCTGGGCCGGTTGTTCTTCGGCCATGGTCCCGGCGTCGCTGGTGTCCTCCATGGGGGTGACCTCCGCCACCGCAACTTCTTCGGCAGCTTCCGTCAGCTCCCCTTCTTCGGTGAAGGGCTCGGCGGGAACGGCCTCGGCCTCGGCACCGGTCTCCTCGGCTAGCGGCTCGTCGAACGGCTCGACTTCATAGGGCTCGGTCTCGGCGACCTGCACGTCGGACTCGACAGAATCTGCTTCGTCAGCCGGCTCGGTGACCACCACCGCCACGGACGAGTCGTCGGCGGCCCCGGTCATGGGCTCGGCGGCGGGCTCGGTCTCGGCGACCATGGGCTCGTCCCGCATCGAGTCGGCCGCGGGTTCCACCGCCGGCTGATCCATGGAGACTTCCGCCTGGGCTCCCATGCCGAAGCTCACCAGAAGGCCGTTGTCGGCAGCGCGTACCACCGGATCTCCGCCGTTGGAGAGGTCGAAGACAACGCGGGAGACCGGGCTCGGGAAAGGCTGGAACTGAGCCACCCGCACCCGCTGCACGGTGTTGCTGTCCACCGCCAGGGTCGAACGATTGCTGGTATTGACCACGCCCTGTAGATCGAGGACGAAGCGGGAAGGGTTCTCCAGCTGGAAGCTCTCGTAGCTGAAGGAACCGTCGCCGACCACCTTGATGGTAGTGCCGCCGAGGGTGGTCACAACCTCCACCCCCTGCAAGACGGTAGCGGGGGAGCCGTTGGCGGCCACCGCCTGAACCTGCAGCTCGTCATCGGCGGAGCCGGTGGCCGGCTCGGCGCCCTGGGGAGACTCATCGCCACCCATGGCGACCTCTCGCAGCTCCGGCTCGTCGCCTTCCGCCATCATCTCGTCGCCGGCGGGCTCCGTGGTGGCAGACCCAGTACTGGCCGGGAGGGGCTCATAAGAAGCGACCTGAGAGCCTTCATCCTCACCGGCGATGGGCCCGTCGGAGACCGGCGTCAGCCGCAGCCGCAGGGAGTTGCCCTCCGCCACCAGCGAATGCTCCACATCCCGGCGGGTAGCGACGGTCAGCCGCGTGATGGGCTGCCAGGCCCCCTCCTCCACCGAGACGTCGACCATGGACACCAGTCCGGAATCGCTCTCGAAGGAAGCCACCGCGGCCTCCGGCGTGCTGTTGGGCAACTCGACAACCAAGCGACCCTCGGCGTCCCAGTAGCTGGTCCAGACCAGAGGATCGCTGGCCATCACCTCCAGGTCGGCGTAGCTTGAGTCTTCACTCAACTCCACGGCCTCGATGCGCAGCGACGCAGCTTCCGCAGCGGCTCCTTGCTGTGCGAGAGCGAATCCGGGGAGAAGAAAGCCCACGGCCAGGACGAGCACGGCCATCAGCGATAGCCGGCGCCCTAGGTCACCGTCGGTCAGGCTTCTTCTGGACTTCAGCAGATATCCCATGGGGACAGCCTCCAGTTCACGGCTACAACTCGACATCAGTTCGTGTCGAGGCGCTTGACGACCTCTCGAAACGGCTTGATCGCCGACGGGTCGTTGATGATTTGCTTGAAGACCACCTCGGTCGACGTGATGCTCACCACGTCACCGTCGTATAGCTGGTCTCCCTCCTCGAGCAGGTAGCTCTTGTCTTTCGGCCCACCCCGGACCATGGCGAAGATCCCTTCCGGAGTGTTGATCACGCCGGCCAGGGAGAGCTCCTCGATCAGCAAGCCGGGCTTGCCTTCCGGCCGCGGTCCCTTGGGCAGCTCGACCCGATTGCGGGCTCGGAGCGACCGAAAAGGATCGCGGCGATCACCGGCGTCGTAGGTATACCCACCACCGGCGAAAATGTCCTCATCCGCTTCCAGGATTTCCTCGATCTCGTCGATGCCCTCGACGGGGCCTCCGCCCAAGGGATCGTCCTCTCCCAATTCCTCGTCTTCCAGCTCGCCATCCTCGGCGGTGGCGGCTTCCGAGTCCGGATCCTGGGCCAGGAGGGCATCCCCGAGGGGCGCTCCCATCGCCAGCAGGGCGAGCAGAACCCACCCGAGAAGGCTGCCACGGTGGCTTGCGAGCCAGCTGCGCATGCGGACGTGTACGCCAGGATTACTCATCATCTCCTCCGCTTCTTCTTGTTGGAGTCATCCGGCTCGGGAGGCGGAGGCTCTTTGTAAACGAAGGTCTTGGCGGTGAAGCGGGCGTTGATGGTGTGAGTCCCTTGGTTGCGCCGGGCACTGATCCGCAGGTTTTCCACGTTGATGATGCGGGAAAGGCGACTGAGGCGATCGAAGAATTGCGCCAGCTCATGATAGCCGCCATCGAGATTGATCTTGATCGGCCATTCTTTGTAGAACTCGCGATCCGTCTCGCGCTCGGCGGGATCGAAGACCTTCAGACTGAAGCCTTCCTGTTCGGTGAGAGCCCGCACCCGGCGGATCAGCTCCTGGGTGTTGCGGCGGGAAGGCAGAATGCGCAGGAGCTTCTCGAGCTCGCGCTCGAGGATCAGCACCTGATCCCGCAGCTGCGGCAGGCGGGCCTTGGCGGCCTGTCCCTTCGCGATCTTCTGCTGCAGGTCGGCGATGCGGTTCTCCTCCGCCGTGATGTCCTCGCGCACGCCTTCCGAGAGCTTGAAATGGTACAAGCCGAAGATGGCGAGGCCCACGACCAAGCCGATGGCTAGGCCGTAATACCAAGGTTTGCCTTCTAAACCGGTTTCCATGGCGGAACTAACTCCCTATCCGCTGGACTGGCTTTCGGCGCCGGCCGCGTTCTCATTAGGCTTCAGCTTGTATCCCACTCGAATATCAAAGCTGTAG is drawn from Acidobacteriota bacterium and contains these coding sequences:
- the pilQ gene encoding type IV pilus secretin PilQ, whose protein sequence is MGYLLKSRRSLTDGDLGRRLSLMAVLVLAVGFLLPGFALAQQGAAAEAASLRIEAVELSEDSSYADLEVMASDPLVWTSYWDAEGRLVVELPNSTPEAAVASFESDSGLVSMVDVSVEEGAWQPITRLTVATRRDVEHSLVAEGNSLRLRLTPVSDGPIAGEDEGSQVASYEPLPASTGSATTEPAGDEMMAEGDEPELREVAMGGDESPQGAEPATGSADDELQVQAVAANGSPATVLQGVEVVTTLGGTTIKVVGDGSFSYESFQLENPSRFVLDLQGVVNTSNRSTLAVDSNTVQRVRVAQFQPFPSPVSRVVFDLSNGGDPVVRAADNGLLVSFGMGAQAEVSMDQPAVEPAADSMRDEPMVAETEPAAEPMTGAADDSSVAVVVTEPADEADSVESDVQVAETEPYEVEPFDEPLAEETGAEAEAVPAEPFTEEGELTEAAEEVAVAEVTPMEDTSDAGTMAEEQPAQQFDDEPFASDTVTAEAPAPPLPELPEVPSENAAGLRVAGVEAQPEDVTSDVGLFEAAEVDFQQPVQEIDPATTDVSPQVVGSGGRVYSGRPITMSLKDADIKDVLRSFSGITDLNVVVHPEVRGSVTVELRDVPWDQALDLILKINGLDYVLEGNIMRIASTSKLQDEADARRRLAAARASEIPLQTVIRAISYADASQIASLLASGGGGGRAGGSRAILSSRGSITVDRRTNKLIIKELPSNMSTVLAIIDNLDTAEPQVLIEARVVETTKSFSRSLGINWGFDAVADDQFGNTTGLNFPHRASAGGGVQLLTGGNNGFLDISLGNVLDTFTLDLSLQAAENEGLVSILSAPKITTLNNQRATIQSGLQIPIQTVANNTVSVQFVNATLQLDVTPQVTAEGTVMMDINLAKREPQLAFAIAGAANAPISTKQARTRVIVRDGGTTVIGGIYEVSNNRGQDRVPGLANVPILGHLFKNRRRNIDNEELLIFITPRVIQL
- the pilO gene encoding type 4a pilus biogenesis protein PilO; the encoded protein is METGLEGKPWYYGLAIGLVVGLAIFGLYHFKLSEGVREDITAEENRIADLQQKIAKGQAAKARLPQLRDQVLILERELEKLLRILPSRRNTQELIRRVRALTEQEGFSLKVFDPAERETDREFYKEWPIKINLDGGYHELAQFFDRLSRLSRIINVENLRISARRNQGTHTINARFTAKTFVYKEPPPPEPDDSNKKKRRR